One genomic window of Paenibacillus xylanilyticus includes the following:
- a CDS encoding Ku protein, which translates to MHTVWKGAISFGLVHVPVKMFSATEDKDISMRYIHKVCGSPLAYVRQCPSCEVDVKWEEITKGYEYEKGKFVLFEKDELEALNDSASKTITILDFVDLTEIDPIYFQKTYYLSPDQAGGNAYQLLMTAMRDTGKIGIAKVSIRSKSSLAAIRVLEDCLSMETIFYPDEIRPVSQVPNLPEAQNVNDKELTMAKLLIDQLSTPFEPGKYTDDYRNKLLDLINHKVAGEEIKIAPAKPEANVMDLMAALQASIEAVKPIPADPGTTTAKPKKRAPKKTAVQAVVGGDTDEAAPAKKKRAASKSKS; encoded by the coding sequence ATGCATACGGTCTGGAAAGGTGCAATCAGCTTCGGTCTCGTGCACGTCCCTGTCAAAATGTTCTCGGCTACTGAAGACAAAGACATCTCCATGCGCTACATCCATAAAGTCTGCGGCAGCCCGCTCGCTTACGTCCGTCAATGTCCTTCCTGTGAAGTGGATGTGAAGTGGGAAGAAATTACGAAGGGTTACGAATACGAAAAAGGAAAATTTGTGCTCTTCGAAAAAGATGAGCTGGAAGCCCTGAATGATTCAGCCAGCAAGACCATCACCATCCTGGATTTTGTGGATTTGACGGAGATTGATCCCATCTATTTTCAAAAAACATATTACCTCTCCCCCGACCAGGCTGGCGGGAACGCTTATCAGCTGCTAATGACAGCCATGCGGGATACAGGCAAAATCGGCATCGCGAAGGTCTCCATTCGTTCCAAAAGCAGCCTCGCTGCCATTCGGGTACTGGAGGATTGTCTCTCCATGGAAACCATCTTCTATCCGGATGAGATTCGTCCGGTCTCACAAGTACCAAACTTGCCGGAAGCTCAAAATGTCAATGACAAGGAATTGACGATGGCGAAGCTGCTGATTGATCAACTGTCCACACCTTTTGAACCCGGCAAATATACAGACGATTACCGCAATAAATTGCTGGATCTCATCAATCACAAAGTAGCGGGTGAAGAGATCAAGATTGCGCCGGCTAAACCGGAAGCGAATGTCATGGATCTGATGGCAGCCCTTCAAGCCAGCATTGAGGCGGTCAAGCCCATCCCTGCAGACCCGGGAACAACGACTGCCAAACCCAAAAAACGCGCACCCAAAAAGACAGCTGTGCAAGCCGTGGTCGGAGGCGATACCGACGAAGCAGCTCCAGCCAAAAAGAAAAGAGCCGCTTCCAAGTCCAAATCATAA
- a CDS encoding H-type small acid-soluble spore protein, producing the protein MDAKRAKAIYDSKDTIAVTLEGDPVWIEHVDEANGMATVQVGSNPGNTQTVRVDRLEE; encoded by the coding sequence ATGGATGCAAAACGTGCCAAGGCAATTTACGATTCCAAAGATACGATTGCGGTTACTCTGGAGGGAGATCCGGTTTGGATCGAACATGTGGACGAAGCGAACGGAATGGCAACCGTTCAGGTAGGCAGCAACCCGGGGAATACGCAGACCGTGCGTGTGGACCGCCTGGAAGAGTAG
- the tsaE gene encoding tRNA (adenosine(37)-N6)-threonylcarbamoyltransferase complex ATPase subunit type 1 TsaE, which yields MNKTHEQWVFESHGIADTEALASALAEQAIAGMVIALDGDLGAGKTAFSQKFAWHLGIREVVNSPTFTLIKEYEGRMPLYHMDVYRISLEEADELGLDEYFYGAGVSLVEWSSIIPELLPEDHLHVQIETTGPEDRKITLDGYGETYAAMCRQFRQNGVNR from the coding sequence TTGAACAAAACGCATGAGCAGTGGGTGTTTGAGTCCCATGGCATTGCAGATACAGAGGCGCTTGCGTCCGCACTTGCTGAACAGGCAATTGCCGGAATGGTGATTGCACTTGACGGTGATTTGGGCGCGGGCAAAACGGCATTTTCACAGAAGTTTGCCTGGCATTTGGGTATCCGTGAAGTGGTGAACAGTCCCACGTTTACGTTAATTAAGGAATATGAAGGGCGTATGCCTTTATATCACATGGATGTATATCGTATTTCACTGGAAGAAGCGGACGAGCTTGGACTGGATGAATACTTCTATGGAGCCGGAGTCAGTCTGGTGGAGTGGTCCAGTATCATTCCCGAACTGCTGCCGGAGGACCATTTGCATGTACAGATTGAAACAACCGGTCCCGAGGATCGCAAGATTACGCTGGATGGATACGGTGAGACTTATGCCGCCATGTGCCGGCAGTTCAGACAGAATGGAGTCAATAGATGA
- the tsaB gene encoding tRNA (adenosine(37)-N6)-threonylcarbamoyltransferase complex dimerization subunit type 1 TsaB translates to MEDLQKKPRQRFLALDTSTAVMAASVMEDHALLEERNERAERNHSVHVVPVMEQLLAASGTAPGQLDGIAVGIGPGSYTGIRIAVTAAKTLAWAWDIPVAGVSSLQAMAWGGWHRGLAAKAEAAADEPAAAGAGGTPSADQGGTGAAPVHWIVPLVDARRGQAYTALFASAGSDAPRRLAPDAIRMMDGWLEALAARMAEAAPEERPAAVWIVGETGPHAAAAAELRCPAGTALQLVPYELEGRWIGRLGAEALLAGQRDDVHALVPNYTQLAEAEANLLRKG, encoded by the coding sequence ATGGAAGATTTACAAAAAAAGCCGCGTCAGCGGTTTTTGGCGTTGGATACGTCCACCGCGGTGATGGCTGCCTCGGTGATGGAAGATCACGCCTTGCTGGAGGAGCGCAATGAACGTGCCGAACGGAATCACTCCGTGCACGTTGTACCTGTAATGGAGCAGCTGCTGGCAGCAAGCGGCACTGCACCTGGCCAGCTGGACGGCATTGCCGTAGGCATCGGCCCAGGCTCATACACAGGTATCCGCATTGCGGTAACGGCGGCGAAGACACTCGCCTGGGCATGGGACATCCCCGTTGCCGGGGTGTCCAGCCTGCAGGCGATGGCCTGGGGCGGCTGGCACCGCGGCCTCGCGGCCAAAGCCGAAGCTGCGGCAGATGAACCTGCCGCAGCAGGGGCTGGTGGAACGCCATCCGCGGACCAGGGCGGCACAGGTGCCGCCCCTGTCCACTGGATCGTTCCGCTCGTGGATGCGCGGCGCGGTCAGGCGTACACCGCGCTGTTCGCCTCCGCCGGGAGCGATGCGCCCCGGCGGCTTGCGCCAGATGCCATCCGCATGATGGACGGATGGCTGGAAGCCCTCGCCGCCCGCATGGCGGAGGCGGCGCCGGAAGAGCGGCCCGCAGCCGTCTGGATTGTCGGCGAGACGGGCCCGCATGCGGCAGCAGCGGCTGAGCTCCGCTGCCCAGCAGGTACGGCGCTCCAGCTCGTTCCCTATGAGCTGGAAGGCCGCTGGATCGGGCGCCTTGGCGCCGAAGCGCTGCTTGCAGGGCAGCGCGATGATGTGCATGCGCTGGTGCCGAACTACACCCAGCTGGCCGAGGCGGAAGCCAATCTACTGCGCAAAGGCTGA
- the rimI gene encoding ribosomal protein S18-alanine N-acetyltransferase, giving the protein MDEMEGYGQDAALQFRLMTLNDIPDVMVIEHEAFTMPWTEEAFRNELTNNHFAKYMVMELEGRAIGYAGMWTIMDEAHITNIAVREAYRGRKLGEKLLDELMRTAAYLGMERMTLEVRVSNLVAQRLYEKKGFESAGLRKGYYSDNQEDAMIMWANLPPAGRSGEEEGSVTDS; this is encoded by the coding sequence ATGGACGAGATGGAAGGTTACGGACAGGATGCAGCACTTCAGTTCAGACTCATGACATTGAACGACATTCCGGATGTTATGGTGATTGAACATGAGGCATTTACGATGCCCTGGACGGAAGAAGCATTTCGAAACGAATTAACGAATAATCATTTTGCCAAATATATGGTCATGGAACTGGAAGGCAGAGCTATCGGATATGCAGGGATGTGGACCATCATGGATGAGGCCCATATTACCAACATTGCCGTAAGAGAGGCCTACAGGGGTCGCAAGCTTGGCGAGAAACTGCTGGATGAGCTTATGAGAACAGCGGCATATCTTGGCATGGAGCGAATGACGCTGGAAGTGAGGGTATCGAACCTGGTTGCCCAGCGTTTGTATGAGAAAAAAGGGTTTGAATCGGCAGGTCTTCGCAAAGGGTATTACTCCGACAATCAGGAGGATGCGATGATTATGTGGGCGAATTTGCCGCCTGCAGGCCGGAGCGGCGAAGAGGAAGGAAGCGTAACGGATTCATGA
- the tsaD gene encoding tRNA (adenosine(37)-N6)-threonylcarbamoyltransferase complex transferase subunit TsaD, with product MSEMSEQQQSGPSYILAVETSCDETSVAVVKDGQEVLSNLISSQIETHKAFGGVVPEVASRKHVEVITLMMEQAIEQSGIRPRDLSAIAVTQGPGLVGALLVGIVAAKTLAMALGKPLIGTHHIAGHIYANRLTHELQYPAMALVVSGGHTELVHMESEGKFKLIGRTRDDAVGEAYDKVARALGCPYPGGPHVDRMASEAEQVVPLPRVWLEAGSYDFSLSGLKSAVLNALNQAKMRGETLEPSAVARGFQEAVVEVLVEKAVRAVREYGSRQLLLCGGVAANRGLRSALQERCAKEGLELLIPPMEYCTDNAAMIGAAAYLKWQRGEISEFDAKADPGLSLEAWSVQSV from the coding sequence ATGAGCGAAATGAGTGAACAACAACAATCAGGTCCATCCTATATTTTGGCGGTGGAGACCAGCTGTGATGAAACATCGGTTGCCGTGGTCAAGGATGGGCAGGAAGTGCTGTCCAACCTGATCTCGAGTCAGATTGAGACACATAAGGCGTTTGGCGGAGTGGTGCCTGAGGTCGCTTCACGTAAACATGTTGAAGTGATTACCTTGATGATGGAACAGGCGATTGAACAATCCGGTATCCGTCCAAGAGACCTGAGCGCGATTGCCGTAACGCAGGGACCTGGTCTGGTGGGTGCATTGCTCGTAGGTATTGTTGCGGCCAAAACGCTTGCCATGGCACTGGGCAAACCACTGATTGGCACGCATCATATTGCTGGCCATATCTATGCCAACCGGCTTACACATGAATTGCAATATCCTGCGATGGCTCTGGTGGTGTCGGGTGGACATACGGAGCTTGTGCATATGGAATCCGAGGGTAAGTTCAAGCTGATTGGTCGTACGCGGGATGATGCGGTAGGTGAGGCTTATGACAAGGTGGCACGTGCCTTGGGATGCCCGTATCCGGGGGGCCCTCATGTGGACCGGATGGCGTCTGAAGCAGAACAGGTGGTGCCGTTACCTCGGGTATGGCTGGAAGCCGGTTCTTATGATTTCAGTCTCAGCGGATTGAAATCGGCTGTGCTGAACGCACTCAATCAGGCCAAAATGCGTGGAGAAACGCTGGAACCGTCTGCTGTGGCGCGTGGGTTCCAGGAAGCTGTAGTGGAAGTTTTGGTAGAGAAGGCGGTGCGAGCCGTTCGTGAATACGGATCACGCCAGCTTTTGCTGTGCGGAGGTGTTGCGGCTAACCGCGGTTTACGCTCGGCTCTGCAGGAGCGATGTGCCAAGGAAGGGCTCGAATTGCTGATTCCGCCGATGGAGTACTGTACAGATAATGCAGCGATGATCGGAGCTGCCGCTTATTTGAAATGGCAGCGGGGTGAAATCTCGGAATTCGATGCCAAGGCAGATCCGGGATTATCCTTGGAGGCATGGTCTGTTCAGTCTGTGTAG